From the Flavobacterium gyeonganense genome, the window TTTCAGATTCAACTTCTAAATCATTTACACCGTAATTACCGATATGCGGATTAGTAGTCACCATGATTTGCCCAAAATATGAAGGATCTGTAAAAATCTCCTGATATCCTGTCATTCCTGTATTAAAACAAACTTCACCAAAAGTTTTACCGCTAATACCGATAGATTTACCATGAAAAATAGTTCCGTCACTTAGTAATAAAATGGCGCTTTGTCGAGTTGTGTATTTCATTGTTTAATTTCTATTATTATAATCTTAATACTGAATTTAAAAACTCAGCGTAATTAGATATTTTGCAAATTTACTTTTTTAAAAGACCGCTGACAAGATTTTTTAAAAATTTCATTCATAAAAATAAAACCCAGTCATTTAAAAAAGTTAAATTTTGTTCTTAAAAAAAATCAAAAAAAAAGGATAAACTAAAAATTAGCTTATCCTTGATTTCTATAGAATCATTATTTTCATAATTATTCAGAAGCTTCAGTAGTCGTTTCTGATTCAGCAGCTGGAGCTTCCGGAGTTACCTCTTCAGCTTTTTTAGCTTTACCACCACGACGGCTTTTTGCTTTTTTAACTTCTTTTTTACCACCGTTGTAAAGTTCATTGAAATCTACAAGTTCGATCATCGCCATATCAGCGTTATCTCCTAAACGATTTCCAACTTTAATGATACGAGTGTATCCACCTGGACGGTCACCAACTTTAGCAGCCACATCTCTGAACAAGTCAGTTACAGCATATTTACTACGTAGGTAAGCAAAAACAATACGACGGTTGTGAGTCGTATCTTCTTTTGATTTTGTGATTAAAGGCTCAACAAATTGTTTAAGCGCTTTAGCTTTTGCAACAGTAGTGTTAATACGTTTGTGCTCGATAAGAGAACAAGCCATATTAGCCAACATAGCTTTTCTATGTCCAGTCTGTCTGCTTAAGTGATTGAATTTTTTTCCGTGTCTCATGACGTGTTTTTTAAAACCTTCATCTTGCTTCTATCCTCTTTGGAGAGCAAAATACGAAGTGGTTTATTCTTTATCTAATTTGTATTTAGCTAAGTCCATTCCGAAAGTTAAATTTTTAACTGCAACAAGTTCGTCAAGCTCAGTTAAAGATTTTTTACCAAAATTACGGAATTTCATTAGGTCATTTTTATTGAACGATACTAAATCACCAAGTGTATCAACTTCAGCCGCTTTCAAGCAATTTAATGCTCTCACAGATAAATCCATATCAACAAGCTTAGTTTTAAGCAATTGTCTCATATGCAATGACTCTTCATCATACGATTCTGTTTGTGCAATTTCGTCAGCCTCAAGTGTAATTCTTTCATCAGAAAACAACATAAAATGGTGAATTAAAACTTTAGCAGCTTCAGTAAGAGCATCTTTTGGATTGATAGATCCATCAGTTTTGATTTCAAAAACTAATTTTTCGTAATCTGTTTTTTGCTCTACACGGAAATTTTCGATTGCATATTTTACATTTTTTACCGGAGTAAAAATAGAATCTGTAAAAATTGTTCCAATTGCAGCATTCTGTTTTTTGTTCTCTTCAGCAGGAACGTATCCTCTACCTTTTTCGATTGTTAAATCGAAGTTCAATTTGATTTTAGAATCTAAATTACAGATAACAAGGTCTGGATTCAGAACTTGGAAACCTGAGATAAATTTTTGAAAATCACCTGCTGTCAATTGGTCTTTACCAGAAACAGAAATAGTAACTGATTCATTATCGATATCTTCAATCTGACGTTTGAAACGTACTTGCTTAAGATTAAGGATAATTTCTGTAACGTCCTCAACAACACCTGAAATAGTAGAAAACTCATGATCTACACCTTCGATACGAACAGATGTAATTGCATAACCTTCTAACGCTGAAAGCAAAACTCTTCTAAGTGCATTACCAACAGTCAATCCATAACCAGGTTCTAAAGGTCTAAATTCGAATTTACCTTCAAAATCGGTTGAATCGATCATGATAACTTTATCGGGCTTTTGAAAATTAAATATTGCCATAAATTTCGACTAAGTCAATTATTATTTGTTGTACAACTCTACGATTAATTGTTCTTTAATGTTTTCTGGAATTTGAAGTCTTGCAGGAACAGAAACGAAAGTTCCTTCTTTAAGATCATTATTCCAGGTAATCCATTCATAAACATGACTTGAATTTGATAAAGAACGTTCGATAGCTTCTAACGATTTAGATTTTTCACGAACTGCAACTTTATCACCAGGCTTAAGGTGGTAAGAAGGGATATTTACAACTTCACCATTAACAGTAATGTGTCTATGAGAAACTAATTGTCTTGCACCTCTACGAGATGGAGCAATTCCCATTCTAAAAACAACATTATCTAATCTCGCTTCACATAATTGTAAAAGAACTTCACCAGTAACACCTTTAGTAGCTGATGCTTTTTTAAATAAACCTCTGAATTGTTTTTCTAAAATCCCATAAGAATATTTAGCTTTTTGCTTTTCCATTAACTGAACAGCATACTCAGATTTTTTACCTCTTTTTTTAGCCATCCCGTGTTGTCCAGGTGGGTAATTTCTTTTTCGAAAGATTTATCATCTCCGAAGATTGCTTCGCCAAATTTACGAGCAATTCTAGTTTTAGGACCAGTATATCTTGCCATTTCTAAAAATTAATTTAAGGTAGAGATTATGAATTCAGGTCATATCCTTCGATAATCGTCATTCTACCTTGTTATACTTAAATAATATTATTAAACTCTACGTCTTTTTGGAGGACGACATCCGTTGTGAGGCATTGGAGTAACATCGATAATCTCAGTAACTTCAATTCCACCATTATGAATAGAACGAATAGCAGACTCACGTCCGTTACCCGGTCCTTTTACATAAACCTTAACTTTTTTCAGTCCAGCCTCTAGAGCTACTTTACTACAATCTTCTGCTGCCATTTGAGCTGCATACGGAGTATTCTTTTTAGAACCTCTGAATCCCATTTTACCAGCTGAAGACCAAGAAATAACTTCGCCTTTCTTATTTGTCAAAGAAATAATAATATTGTTGAAAGTGGCAGAAATATGAGCCTCACCCGTTGATTCAACGATAACTTTACGTTTTTTTGCAGTTGCCTTAGCCATATTACTTATTATTTAGTTGCTTTTTTCTTGTTAGCAACAGTTTTTCTTTTACCTTTTCTTGTTCTAGAGTTATTTTTAGTTCTTTGTCCTCTTAATGGAAGACCAGATCTATGACGGATACCTCTGTAACAACCAATATCCATTAAACGTTTGATGTTTAAAGAAACTTCAGAACGCAATTCTCCTTCAATCTTGTAAAACGAAACTGCATCACGAATTGCTCCGATCTCGTCGTCATTCCAATCTTGAACTTTTTTATCCTGGCTAACCTGAGCTTTTTCTAAAATCTCAATAGCTCTACTTTTTCCTAATCCGAAAATATAGGTAAGTGCAATAACACCTCTTTTGTTTTTTGGGATATCTACCCCTGCTATTCTTGCCATAATTATCCTTGTCTTTGTTTAAATCTAGGATTCTTTTTGTTTATTACGTACAGTCTCCCTTTTCTACGCACGATAATGCACTCGGCACTTCTCTTTTTTACTGATGCTCTAACTTTCATAGTAATTATCCTTTAATATCGATAAGTAATTCTTGCTTTTGACAAATCATAAGGACTCATTTCTAGTTTCACTTTATCACCAGGTAATAATTTGATGTAATGCATACGCATTTTACCAGAAATATGAGCAATTACAATATGTCCATTTTCTAACTCTACACGGAACATCGCATTTGATAATGCTTCAATGATTGATCCGTCTTGTTCTATTGCTGATTGTTTTGCCATAAATATATTAAGCTACTGCTTTTCTATTTTTACCAGTCTTCATTAAACCATCATAATGCTTGTTTAACAAGTATGAATTGATTTGCTGAATAGTATCTATTGCAACACCAACCATAATTATTAAAGAGGTACCTCCAAAAAACATTGCCCAAGATTGTTGTACATCCATAACACTTACAACAATAGCCGGGAACACAGCAATTAGAGCAAGAAATAAAGATCCTGGGAAAGTTATTAAAGACATCACTTTATCAAGAAAGTCTGAAGTTTCAGCACCTGGCCTTACACCCGGAATAAAACCACCACTTCTTTTTAAATCATCGGCCATTTTGTTAGTAGGTACTGTGATTGCAGTATAGAAGAATGTGAATACAATAATTAAAGTTGCAAAAACAAAATTATACCAAAACCCAAACATATTACTAAATGTTCCAACAATAGATTGTGATGTATCTGATTTAGACAATCCGGCTACAGCAGCAGGAATAAACATAATTGCCTGAGCAAAAATGATTGGCATAACCCCAGAAGCATTAAGCTTAAGCGGAATCCATTGCCTGTTACCACCAGCCAAATCCTGTTCATAATCCCCAGTTGTTGTACGACGAGCATATTGAACCGGAATTCTACGTACTGCCATCGTTAATAACACACAAGAAATGATAACCAATAACCAAACTATAATTTCAATAACTAATAACATTGGACCTCCATTGTTGTTAGTAACTCTGGTTGTGAATTCTTGTATAAAAGCTTGCGGTAAACGAGCTAAGATACCAACCATAATCAATAATGAAATTCCATTTCCAATCCCTTTATCTGTAATTTTTTCCCCAAGCCACATAGCAAAAATAGTGCCTGTAACCAAGATAATAACAGAAGAAAACAAAAACTCAGGTGAGTTAAACCCTAACAAAAATGCATTGCCAGGTAGTGTTCTGTATAAATTATAGATATAAGTTGGACCTTGAACCAAAGTAATAGCAATAGTTAACCAACGGGTAATTTGATTAATCTTTTTTCTACCGCTTTCTCCATCATTTTGAAGTTTTTGCAAATATGGAATCGCAATTCCCATTAACTGGACAACAATAGAAGCAGAAATGTAAGGCATAATCCCTAAAGCAAAAACTGAAGCTTTAGAGAAAGCACCTCCGGTGAACATGTCTAAGATAGATCCTAAACCATTTTTAGTTTGTCCCGCTAAACCAGTTAGTTGAGTTGCATCAATTCCCGGAAGCGTAACATGTGCTCCAAAACGATATACTAAAAGCAATCCTAATGTAATTAAGATTCTGTTTTTAAGTTCTTCGATTTTCCAAACATTACTTATTGATTCAATAAATTTCTTCATACAATAGAAAAATTATATTGTTACAGCCTCTCCACCAGCAGCTTCTATAGCAGCTTTAGCAGTAGCAGTAAATTTGTGAGCAGTTACTTTTAATTTTGCTTTCAATTCTCCTCTACCTAAAATCTTAACAATTTCGTTTTTGGTAGCCAAACGGTTTGCAACAAAGTCTGTCATAGAAACAGAATCCGTAATTACACCATTATCTACTAGCAATTGAAGTGTATCTAAATTAACACCTTCGTATTCTTTACGATTGATGTTTGTGAAACCAAACTTAGGCACACGTCTTTGAAGTGGCATTTGCCCTCCTTCAAAACCAATCTTTTTAGAATAACCAGAACGAGATTTTGCTCCTTTGTGACCTCTTGCTGCAGTGCCACCTTTACCAGAACCCTCTCCTCTACCTAATCTTTTATTTTGATTGTGTGTTGACCCTTCAGCTGGTTGTAAGTTACTTAAATTCATAACAGTATTTGTTATTTAGCTTCTTCAACAGAAACTAAGTGTTTAACTTTGTTTATCATCCCAAGGATAGCAGGATTTGAATCATGCTCTACAACTTGTCCCATTTTACGTAGACCCAAAGCTTCCAAACCTCTCTTTTGAGAAAGAGGACAGTTGATTTTGCTTCTTACTTGTTTTACTAATAATTTAGCCATAATTTCCTTGAATTAACCTTTAAAAACTTTTTCTAAAGAAACACCTCTCTGTCTTGCAACAGTATGAGCGCTTCTCATTTGCAATAAAGCATCAAAAGTTGCTTTAACTACGTTATGAGGGTTTGATGATCCCTGAGATTTAGATAATACATCGTGAATACCTACTGATTCAAGAACCGAACGAACAGCTCCACCAGCAATAACTCCTGTACCATGAGAAGCAGGAATTAAAAACACACGTGCACCACCAAATTTTCCTTTTTGTTCGTGAGGAACAGATTGACCATTTAAAGGAATTTTCACTAAATTTTTCTTAGCATCTTCTACTGCTTTCGCAATTGCTTCAGAAACATCTTTAGATTTTCCTAATCCATGACCAACTACTCCGTTTTCATCACCTACAACTACAATAGCAGAAAAACCGAAAGCTCTACCTCCTTTTGTAACCTTAGTAACACGATTAACACTAACTAGACGATCTTTAAGTTCAAGACCACTAGGTTTTACCAATTCTACATTTTTGTATTTAGACATAATATATTAGAATTTAAGTCCAGCGGCTCTTGCGCCTTCTGCTAATGATTTAATACGACCGTGATATAAATAACCACCTCTGTCAAAAGTGATGGTATCAATCCCGGCTTTTAACGCTTTTTCAGCAACTAGTTTTCCAACTGCAGCCGCTACTTCAACGTTAGTACCTTTTCCTATTTCTTTTTCTCTTGAAGATGCAGCTAATAAAGTAACTCCATTTACATCATCAATAAGTTGAGCGTAAATTTCCTTATTACTTCTAAATACAGATAATCTAGGATTAGTTGCTGTACCACTAATCGATTTTCTAATTCTGAATCTAATTCTCTGTCTTCTATCAGATTTTGTTAATGACATAATCTTATTTTTTAAGCTGATTTACCTGCTTTTCTTCTTAATACTTCACCCACAAATTTAACACCTTTTCCTTTGTATGGTTCAGGCTTACGGAAACCTCTGATTTTCGCAGCAACCTGTCCTAAAAGTTGTTTATCAAATGATGTTAATTTTACGATAGGGTTTTTTCCTTTTTCAGATATTGTTTCTACTACTACTTCAGGAGCAACTTCCAAAACAATATTGTGAGAATATCCAAGAGCTAAATCTAACTTCTGACCTTGATTTGAGGCTCTGTAACCAACTCCAACTAATTCAAGTTCTTTTGTAAAACCTTCAGATACTCCAACAATCATGTTACTGATTAATGATCTGTACAATCCGTGTTTTGCTCTTTGGTCTTTATGATCAGACGATCTTTCAACTAATGCTTGATCGCCTTCAACTGTTACAGTTACGTCCGAAAACTCCTGAGTTAGTTGACCTTTTTTTCCTTTTACTGTAATAATACCGTCTTTAACTTCTACAGTTACGCCAGCAGGGATTACAATTGGGCTTTTACCTATTCTTGACATCTTATTTAGTCTTTAAAATTAGTATACGTAACAAATTACTTCACCACCTACATTTAATTGTTTCGCTTGTTTTCCAGTCATAAGACCTTTTGAAGTTGAAACAATTGCAATTCCTAATCCGTTAAGGATTCTTGGTAATTTGGCAGCACCTGCGTATTTACGTAAACCAGGTTTACTAATTCTTTGGATATCTTTAATTACAGGCTCTTTAGTATCTTTATCATACTTCAAAGCAATTTTGATTGAACCCTGAACAGAGTTGTCTTCAAATTTGTAACTTAAGATATAACCTTGATCAAATAAGATCTTAGTTATTTCTTTTTTTAGATTAGAAGCCGGAATCTCAACAACTTTGTGGTTTGCAGCCACAGCGTTACGAACTCTAGTCAAATAATCTGCAATAGGATCTGTATACATATGTATTTGATTGCGATTATGGTTTTCGGGAGACACCCGTCTCCCGAACCTTTAATCAATTAAAATTATTTTTTGGTTTGCAAAAGTAATAACTTATTGCGAGATTACCAAGACGCTTTTTTAACTCCAGGAATTAAGCCATTATTAGCCATCTCACGAAAAGTTACACGAGAAATACCAAATTGACGAATATAACCTCTTGGTCTACCTGTTAATTTACAACGATTGTGCAAACGAACTGGTGAAGCATTTTTAGGTAATTTCTGTAAAGCTTCAAAATCCCCAGCTTCTTTCAAAGCTTTTCTCTTCTCAGCGTACTTAGCTACCGTTTTCTCTCTTTTCACCTCACGGGCTTTCATTGATTCTTTAGCCATGTCTTAATTCTTTTTAAAAGGTAAACCTAATTCAGCCAATAATGACTTTGCTTCTTTGTCAGTTTTTGCAGTAGTAACAAAAGTGATATCCATTCCTGAAATTTTGTTTACTTTATCAATATCAATTTCAGGGAAAATGATTTGCTCTAAAACTCCAAGATTGTAATTACCTCTTCCGTCGAAACCAGTAGCTTTAATACCACTAAAATCTCTAACACGTGGCAAAGCAGAAGTAACAAGTCTGTCTAAAAACTCATACATTCTTTCTCCACGCAAAGTAACTTTTGCTCCAATAGGCATCCCTTTTCTCAATTTGAATGACGCAACGTCTTTCTTTGAAATTGTAGATACTGCTTTTTGTCCAGTGATCTTAGTTAACTCATCAACTGCATAGTCAATAAGTTTTTTATCAGATACAGCTGCACCAACTCCACGGCTCAAAACGATTTTTTCAAGTTTAGGAACTTGCATTACGTTTGTATATCCGAACTCTTCTTTAAGAGCAGAGATTACTCTACTCTTATATTCTTCTTTTAGTCTAGGTGTATATGCCATTACTATAGTACTTGATTAGATTTTTTTGAAAATCTTACTTTCTTATCTCCTTCTACTCTAATACCTACTCTAGTTGTTTCCTTAGTTTTAGGATCAATTAGAGAAATGTTAGAAATTTGAATAGAAGCCTCTTTCTTAACGATACCACCTTGAGGGTTTTTAGCACTTGGTTTTGTATGTTTCGAAACCATGTTTACACCTTCAACTATCGCTTTATTTTTCTCACGGTAAACACGCAAAACTTTACCTTCAGCACCTTTATGGTCTCCTGCAATAACTCTTACGATATCTCCTGATTTAATTTTTAGCTTTATCATCTTAAAACGAATTAAAGCACTTCTGGTGCTAATGATACAATTTTCATGAATTGTTTTTCACGAAGTTCTCTTGCTACCGGACCAAAAACACGAGTTCCTCTCATTTCACCTGCAGCATTCAAAAGAACACATGCATTATCATCGAAACGGATATAAGAACCATCAGCTCTTCTCACTTCTTTTTTGGTACGTACAACAACTGCAGTTGAAACAGCTCCTTTTTTAACGTTACCGTTAGGAGTTGCATCTTTAATAGATACTACAATCTTGTCACCAACAGAGGCATACCTTCTTTTGGTACCTCCTAAAACACGGATAGTTAAAACTTCTTTTGCACCCGTATTATCTGCTACTTTTAGTCTTGATTCCTGTTGTACCATAATTATTTAGCTCTTTCTAAGATTTCAACTAATCTCCAACATTTTGTTTTACTTAAAGGACGCGTTTCGCTAATTCTTACAGTATCTCCAATGTTACAGTCGTTTGTTTCGTCGTGTGCAACATATTTTTTAGTTTTCAACACGAACTTACCGTATAATGGGTGTTTTACTTTTCTTACTTCTGCAATAACAATAGACTTGTCCATTTTATTTGAAGTAACAACACCAATTCTTTCTTTTCTTAAATTTCTTTTTTCTTCCATCTTTCAGCAGAATACAATTATTGTAACTCTCTTTTAGTTAACTCAGTAGCTAATCTAGCAACCGTTCTTCTTACACTTCTGATTTGAAGTGGGTTTGCAATTGGAGAAATAGCATGAGCCATTTTTAGGTCAGCATATACTTTCTTAGTTTGACTAAGCTTTTCTTGCAACTCCGCTGCAGAAAGATCTTTTATTTCTGATTGTTTCATAATAAATATAAATTATGCTTCGAAATCTCTAGCAACGACGAATTTAGTTTTTACTGGAAGTTTCTGAGCTGCAAGACGTAAAGCCTCTTTTGCAACTGATAATGGAACTCCTCCAACTTCAAACATAATTCTTCCTGGTTTAACAACAGCAGCCCAATACTCAACTGCTCCTTTACCTTTACCCATACGTACTTCAAGAGGCTTCTTAGTGATAGGTTTGTCTGGAAATATTTTAATCCATAATTGTCCCTCTCTCTTCATATAACGAGTTGCAGCGATACGCGCAGCTTCTATTTGACGAGAAGTTAAGAACATTCCATCTTCATGTACAGATTTAATACCAAACATTCCATTAGAAAGTTCATGCCCTCTTTGAGAGTTACCTTTCATCTTACCTTTTTGTACCTTACGGTATTTTGTTCTTTTAGGCTGTAACATTTTTCTTTAGTTTAAAAATTTACTTTCTTTTACGAGCGTCTGGTTTACCACCTTTATTAAAGGGTTTTCTGTCTCCTCTTGGAGAATCACCACCTTTACCACCACCAGTTCCAGATTGCTTTTTATCCATTCCTGCAAGTGGAGAAAGATCTCTCTTTCCATAAACTTCACCTTTCATGATCCATACTTTGATACCCATCCTACCGTAAGTAGTGTGAGCTTCAGCCAAAGCATAATCAATATCAGCTCTGAAAGTTGATAGAGGAATTCTACCTTCTTTGAAACCTTCAGAACGTGCCATCTCAGCACCATTCAAACGACCAGAAATCAAAACTTTAATACCTTCAGCGTTCATACGCATAGAAGCAGCAATAGCCATTTTGATTGCACGTCTGTAAGAAATACGGCTTTCGATTTGACGAGCGATGCTTGTCGCCACAAGATAAGCATCTAACTCAGGTCTTTTAATTTCAAAGATGTTAATTTGAACCTCTTTATCAGTAACTTTCTTAAGTTCCTCTTTTAACTTGTCTACCTCTTGCCCACCTTTTCCGATAATAATACCAGGTCTAGCAGTAGTGATAGTAACGGTTACAAGCTTTAAAGTTCTCTCGATGATTACTTTAGATACACTAGCTTTTGATAAACGAGCGTGGATATACTTTCTGATTTTGTGATCTTCGGCAAGTTTATCACCGTAATCATTTCCACCATACCAGTTTGAGTCCCATCCTCTGATGATACCAAGTCTATTTCCAATTGGATTTGTCTTTTGTCCCATGCTGCTTAAGAATTGCTTTGTGTGTTATTGATAGCTCCAAGCACGATTGTTACGTGATTAGAACGTTTTCTTATTCTGTGTGCACGACCTTGTGGAGCTGGACGAAGTCTTTTTAACATCATTCCACCATCTACTCTGATCTCTTTAACAAATAATCCAGCTTCTTCTAAATTACCTTCACTATTTTTTTGCTCCCAGTTGTTGATTGCAGATAATAATAGTTTTTCTAATTTTCTTGAAGCTTCTTTAGAACTGAATCTTAAAATGTTAAGTGCTCTTTCTACCTTCTGACCTCTTACCAAGTCCGCTACTAAGCGCATTTTTCTAGGTGAAGTAGGGCAGTTATTCAATTTTGCGAAAGCGATAGACTTATTAGCCTCTTTTCTCGCATCTGCTGTTTCTCTTTTACGAACTCCCATTGCTTCTTATTTTTTACCTTTATTTTTTGCTCCAGCATGACCTCTAAAAGATCTAGTTGGTGAAAACTCTCCTAATTTGTGACCTACCATGTTTTCTGTTACGTAAACTGGTACAAATTGACGACCGTTATGAACTGCAATAGTTTGGCCAACGAAATCCGGAGTAATCATAGAAGCTCTAGACCAAGTCTTAACTACACTATTTTTACCACTTTCTACGTTTTCCTGAACTTTTTTGTCTAATTTATAATGAACGAAAGGTCCTTTTTTTAATGAACGTGCCATATCTTATTATTTCTTTCTACGTTCTACGATATACTTGTTACTCGGGTTTTTCTTAGAACGAGTTCTGTAACCTTTAGCTGGCAATCCGTTTCTTGAACGTGGATGCCCTCCAGATGAACGTCCTTCACCACCTCCCATAGGGTGATCAACAGGGTTCATTGCTACTGGTCTAGTTCTAGGTCTTCTTCCTAACCATCTTGTTCTACCTGCTTTTCCAGATACAACTAATTGGTGATCAGAATTAGAAACAGCTCCAATTGTAGCCGAACAAGTCAACAAGATTAATCTTGTCTCCCCAGATGGCATTTTAATTGTTGCATATTTCCCGTCTCTTGCCATTAACTGAGCAAAAGTTCCAGCTGAACGAGCAATAACAGCTCCTTGTCCTGGACGTAACTCAATACAAGATATAACAGTTCCAAGAGGAATTCTGCTTAAAGGTAAAGTATTACCAATCTCAGGTTGAGATTCTGGACCAGAAACTAATTTCTGACCAACTTTTAATCCATTCTGAGCGATAATATAAGTTTTCTCTCCATCAGCATAAGCTAATAAAGCGATAAATGCAGTACGATTTGGATCGTATTCGATTGATTTCACAGTAGCCGGAATTCCGTCTTTAGTTCTTTTGAAATCAATAATACGATATCTCTGCTTGTGACCACCACCCGTATAACGCATGGTCATCTTTCCTTGACTATTTCTACCTCCAGAGTTTTTTATCGGCGCTATCAAAGAGCGTTCCGGCTTATCAGTTGTAATGGCGTCATAACCATTCACAACTCTAAATCGCTGACCTGGGGTAATAGGTTTTAATTTTCTTACTGACATTTTTCTATCTTAGATA encodes:
- the rplQ gene encoding 50S ribosomal protein L17, encoding MRHGKKFNHLSRQTGHRKAMLANMACSLIEHKRINTTVAKAKALKQFVEPLITKSKEDTTHNRRIVFAYLRSKYAVTDLFRDVAAKVGDRPGGYTRIIKVGNRLGDNADMAMIELVDFNELYNGGKKEVKKAKSRRGGKAKKAEEVTPEAPAAESETTTEASE
- the infA gene encoding translation initiation factor IF-1, translated to MAKQSAIEQDGSIIEALSNAMFRVELENGHIVIAHISGKMRMHYIKLLPGDKVKLEMSPYDLSKARITYRY
- the ykgO gene encoding type B 50S ribosomal protein L36 yields the protein MKVRASVKKRSAECIIVRRKGRLYVINKKNPRFKQRQG
- the rplO gene encoding 50S ribosomal protein L15; the protein is MNLSNLQPAEGSTHNQNKRLGRGEGSGKGGTAARGHKGAKSRSGYSKKIGFEGGQMPLQRRVPKFGFTNINRKEYEGVNLDTLQLLVDNGVITDSVSMTDFVANRLATKNEIVKILGRGELKAKLKVTAHKFTATAKAAIEAAGGEAVTI
- the rplE gene encoding 50S ribosomal protein L5; translation: MAYTPRLKEEYKSRVISALKEEFGYTNVMQVPKLEKIVLSRGVGAAVSDKKLIDYAVDELTKITGQKAVSTISKKDVASFKLRKGMPIGAKVTLRGERMYEFLDRLVTSALPRVRDFSGIKATGFDGRGNYNLGVLEQIIFPEIDIDKVNKISGMDITFVTTAKTDKEAKSLLAELGLPFKKN
- the rplF gene encoding 50S ribosomal protein L6, which encodes MSRIGKSPIVIPAGVTVEVKDGIITVKGKKGQLTQEFSDVTVTVEGDQALVERSSDHKDQRAKHGLYRSLISNMIVGVSEGFTKELELVGVGYRASNQGQKLDLALGYSHNIVLEVAPEVVVETISEKGKNPIVKLTSFDKQLLGQVAAKIRGFRKPEPYKGKGVKFVGEVLRRKAGKSA
- a CDS encoding DNA-directed RNA polymerase subunit alpha, whose amino-acid sequence is MAIFNFQKPDKVIMIDSTDFEGKFEFRPLEPGYGLTVGNALRRVLLSALEGYAITSVRIEGVDHEFSTISGVVEDVTEIILNLKQVRFKRQIEDIDNESVTISVSGKDQLTAGDFQKFISGFQVLNPDLVICNLDSKIKLNFDLTIEKGRGYVPAEENKKQNAAIGTIFTDSIFTPVKNVKYAIENFRVEQKTDYEKLVFEIKTDGSINPKDALTEAAKVLIHHFMLFSDERITLEADEIAQTESYDEESLHMRQLLKTKLVDMDLSVRALNCLKAAEVDTLGDLVSFNKNDLMKFRNFGKKSLTELDELVAVKNLTFGMDLAKYKLDKE
- the rpsH gene encoding 30S ribosomal protein S8 — its product is MYTDPIADYLTRVRNAVAANHKVVEIPASNLKKEITKILFDQGYILSYKFEDNSVQGSIKIALKYDKDTKEPVIKDIQRISKPGLRKYAGAAKLPRILNGLGIAIVSTSKGLMTGKQAKQLNVGGEVICYVY
- the rpsM gene encoding 30S ribosomal protein S13 encodes the protein MARIAGVDIPKNKRGVIALTYIFGLGKSRAIEILEKAQVSQDKKVQDWNDDEIGAIRDAVSFYKIEGELRSEVSLNIKRLMDIGCYRGIRHRSGLPLRGQRTKNNSRTRKGKRKTVANKKKATK
- the rplR gene encoding 50S ribosomal protein L18, producing the protein MSLTKSDRRQRIRFRIRKSISGTATNPRLSVFRSNKEIYAQLIDDVNGVTLLAASSREKEIGKGTNVEVAAAVGKLVAEKALKAGIDTITFDRGGYLYHGRIKSLAEGARAAGLKF
- the rpmD gene encoding 50S ribosomal protein L30; the protein is MAKLLVKQVRSKINCPLSQKRGLEALGLRKMGQVVEHDSNPAILGMINKVKHLVSVEEAK
- the rpsK gene encoding 30S ribosomal protein S11, producing MAKATAKKRKVIVESTGEAHISATFNNIIISLTNKKGEVISWSSAGKMGFRGSKKNTPYAAQMAAEDCSKVALEAGLKKVKVYVKGPGNGRESAIRSIHNGGIEVTEIIDVTPMPHNGCRPPKRRRV
- the secY gene encoding preprotein translocase subunit SecY, which gives rise to MKKFIESISNVWKIEELKNRILITLGLLLVYRFGAHVTLPGIDATQLTGLAGQTKNGLGSILDMFTGGAFSKASVFALGIMPYISASIVVQLMGIAIPYLQKLQNDGESGRKKINQITRWLTIAITLVQGPTYIYNLYRTLPGNAFLLGFNSPEFLFSSVIILVTGTIFAMWLGEKITDKGIGNGISLLIMVGILARLPQAFIQEFTTRVTNNNGGPMLLVIEIIVWLLVIISCVLLTMAVRRIPVQYARRTTTGDYEQDLAGGNRQWIPLKLNASGVMPIIFAQAIMFIPAAVAGLSKSDTSQSIVGTFSNMFGFWYNFVFATLIIVFTFFYTAITVPTNKMADDLKRSGGFIPGVRPGAETSDFLDKVMSLITFPGSLFLALIAVFPAIVVSVMDVQQSWAMFFGGTSLIIMVGVAIDTIQQINSYLLNKHYDGLMKTGKNRKAVA
- the rpsN gene encoding 30S ribosomal protein S14; translation: MAKESMKAREVKREKTVAKYAEKRKALKEAGDFEALQKLPKNASPVRLHNRCKLTGRPRGYIRQFGISRVTFREMANNGLIPGVKKASW
- the rpsE gene encoding 30S ribosomal protein S5, with translation MMSKYKNVELVKPSGLELKDRLVSVNRVTKVTKGGRAFGFSAIVVVGDENGVVGHGLGKSKDVSEAIAKAVEDAKKNLVKIPLNGQSVPHEQKGKFGGARVFLIPASHGTGVIAGGAVRSVLESVGIHDVLSKSQGSSNPHNVVKATFDALLQMRSAHTVARQRGVSLEKVFKG